In a single window of the Pseudorca crassidens isolate mPseCra1 chromosome 9, mPseCra1.hap1, whole genome shotgun sequence genome:
- the GPHA2 gene encoding glycoprotein hormone alpha-2 isoform X1 — protein MANKNPESQHRLETSRRPEEPLNKPLSSWALEVMPMASPQTLLLCLLVLVVTEGQGQQAAIPGCYLHSFNVTVRSDRQGTCQGSHVAQACVGHCESSAFPSRYSVLVASGYRHNITSVSQCCTISSLRKVRGPSSVVLVAGRGDRGDGDLRWPEEGDWNRHPPLPQVKVQLHCGGDRREELEIFTARACQCDMCRLSRY, from the exons ATGGCAAATAAAAACCCGGAGAGCCAGCACCGCCTGGAGACCAGCAGGAGGCCAGAGGAGCCACTCAACAAGCCACTCAGCTCCTGGGCCTTGGAAGTG ATGCCCATGGCGTCCCCCCAAACCCTGCTCCTCTGCCTGCTGGTCCTGGTGGTCACTGAAGGCCAGGGTCAACAGGCAGCCATCCCAGGCTGCTACTTGCACT CCTTCAATGTGACGGTGCGAAGTGACCGGCAAGGCACCTGCCAGGGCTCCCATGTGGCACAGGCCTGTGTGGGCCACTGCGAGTCCAGCGCCTTCCCTTCCCGTTACTCGGTGCTGGTGGCCAGTGGCTATCGACATAACATCACCTCCGTCTCTCAGTGCTGCACCATCAGCAGCCTGAGGAAGGTGAGGGGGCCCAGCTCGGTGGTGCTTGTTGCGGGTAGGGGAGACAGAGGAGATGGGGATCTAAGATGGCCTGAGGAAGGGGACTGGAACAGACACCCACCTCTCCCACAGGTGAAGGTGCAGCTGCATTGTGGGGGGGACCGGAGGGAGGAGCTGGAGATCTTCACGGCCAGGGCCTGCCAGTGTGACATGTGTCGCCTCTCGCGCTACTAG
- the MAJIN gene encoding membrane-anchored junction protein — translation MSLKPFTYPFPETRFLHAGSNVYKFKIRYGNNIRGEEVENKEAIVQELEDSIRVVLGNLDNLQPFATEHFIVFPYKSKWERVSHLKFKQGEIVLVPYPFVFTLYVEMKWLHENLSTGKPINSSPPGLVPAERKAAGAMMRKRKHAEVPSSPARPGLDRPKKGTSSQGLSKKKAPMETRRNRERKTQQEWQETPALDITDVQDQDSKWGDSRAGKIIPSLQQNDPPPPEGRTELGTSGFFGFLSSLFPFRYFFRRSSQCAS, via the exons ATGAGTTTAAAACCTTTCACCTACCCATTTCCGGAGACGAGGTTTCTTCATGCAGGATCCAATGTGTATAAATTCAAAATTAGATATGGCAACAACATCAG AGGGGAAGAGGTAGAAAACAAGGAAGCCATCGTCCAGGAGCTAGAG gattctATTCGTGTGGTCTTGGGAAACCTGGATAATCTGCAGCCGTTTGCTACAGAACACTTCATTGTATTTCCCT ATAAAAGCAAATGGGAGAGAGTGTCCCACCTGAAATTCAAACAAGGAGAGATTGTCTTGGTCCCTTATCCATTTGTTTTCACTCTGTACGTGGAGATGAAATGGCTTCATGAAAACCTGTCAACTG GAAAACCAATAAacagcagtcctcctgggttg GTCCCGGCAGAGAGGAAAGCAGCAGGAGCCATGATGAGGAAACGAAAACACGCAGAAGTgcccagctccccagccaggccAGGGCTGGACAG GCCCAAGAAGGGGACTTCCAGCCAAGGGCTCAGCAAAAAGAAGGCCCCTATGGAAACCAGGAGG aacagagaaagaaaaacccagCAGGAATGGCAGGAGACCCCAGCACTTGATATCACTGATGTTCAGGACCAGG ATTCTAAGTGGGGAGACAGCCGAGCAGGGAAGATTATCCCATCATTGCAGCAAAACGATCCACCTCCTCCTGAAGGACGCACGGAGCTGGGAACCAGTGGCTTCTTTGGGTTTCTAAG CTCTCTCTTCCCGTTTCGGTATTTCTTCAGGAGGAGCAGCCAGTGCGCCTCCTAA
- the GPHA2 gene encoding glycoprotein hormone alpha-2 isoform X2, translating into MANKNPESQHRLETSRRPEEPLNKPLSSWALEVMPMASPQTLLLCLLVLVVTEGQGQQAAIPGCYLHSFNVTVRSDRQGTCQGSHVAQACVGHCESSAFPSRYSVLVASGYRHNITSVSQCCTISSLRKVKVQLHCGGDRREELEIFTARACQCDMCRLSRY; encoded by the exons ATGGCAAATAAAAACCCGGAGAGCCAGCACCGCCTGGAGACCAGCAGGAGGCCAGAGGAGCCACTCAACAAGCCACTCAGCTCCTGGGCCTTGGAAGTG ATGCCCATGGCGTCCCCCCAAACCCTGCTCCTCTGCCTGCTGGTCCTGGTGGTCACTGAAGGCCAGGGTCAACAGGCAGCCATCCCAGGCTGCTACTTGCACT CCTTCAATGTGACGGTGCGAAGTGACCGGCAAGGCACCTGCCAGGGCTCCCATGTGGCACAGGCCTGTGTGGGCCACTGCGAGTCCAGCGCCTTCCCTTCCCGTTACTCGGTGCTGGTGGCCAGTGGCTATCGACATAACATCACCTCCGTCTCTCAGTGCTGCACCATCAGCAGCCTGAGGAAG GTGAAGGTGCAGCTGCATTGTGGGGGGGACCGGAGGGAGGAGCTGGAGATCTTCACGGCCAGGGCCTGCCAGTGTGACATGTGTCGCCTCTCGCGCTACTAG